A section of the Vicia villosa cultivar HV-30 ecotype Madison, WI unplaced genomic scaffold, Vvil1.0 ctg.002450F_1_1, whole genome shotgun sequence genome encodes:
- the LOC131638845 gene encoding putative glutaredoxin-C14, protein MFNQEKLMHYQVEQPSWSYYTTRVRRTMEEDQMERIMRLATQSAVVIFSISNCCMCHAMKSLFSGMGVNAMVHELDQDSKPFIRLLGNSTSLPVVFIGGKLVGSMDRVLAFHINGSLVPLLKDAGALWL, encoded by the coding sequence ATGTTCAATCAAGAGAAACTCATGCATTATCAAGTGGAACAACCATCATGGAGCTACTACACAACAAGAGTAAGAAGAACAATGGAAGAAGATCAAATGGAGAGAATAATGAGGTTAGCTACACAAAGTGCTGTTGTCATATTCAGCATTAGTAACTGTTGTATGTGTCATGCAATGAAGAGTTTGTTCAGTGGAATGGGAGTGAATGCAATGGTTCATGAACTTGATCAAGATTCTAAACCATTCATCAGGTTACTTGGAAATTCAACATCACTACCTGTTGTTTTCATTGGGGGCAAATTAGTTGGTTCTATGGATAGGGTTTTGGCTTTTCATATCAATGGTTCTCTTGTTCCTCTTCTCAAAGATGCTGGTGCTTTATGGCTATAA